The proteins below come from a single Zea mays cultivar B73 chromosome 8, Zm-B73-REFERENCE-NAM-5.0, whole genome shotgun sequence genomic window:
- the LOC100281160 gene encoding WRKY transcription factor WRKY24, producing the protein MASSTGSLEHGGFTFTPPPFITSFTELLSSAGDMLGAGADQERSSPRGLFHRGARGVPKFKSAQPPSLPISPPPMSPSSYFAIPPGLSPAELLDSPVLLHSSSNILASPTTGAIPAQRFDWKKAADLIASQSQQDGDSRAAAGGFDDFSFHTATSNAVRAHTTTTSLPSFEEEQQQQVEKAAVPSSNRASGGGNGNTKLEDGYNWRKYGQKQVKGSENPRSYYKCTYHSCSMKKKVERALADGRITQIVYKGAHNHPKPLSTRRNSSGGGAAEELQAGNSSLSAVAAAGCTGPEHSGATAENSSVTFGDDEAENGSQRSDGDEPDAKRWKQEDGENEGSSAGGGGKPVREPRLVVQTMSDIDILDDGFRWRKYGQKVVKGNPNPRSYYKCTTAGCPVRKHVERASHDKRAVITTYEGKHNHDVPVGRGAASRAAAAAAAAGSGALMATGGGQLGYHHQQQQQPYTLEMLSSGSYGGGGGYAAAKDEPRDDLFVDSLLC; encoded by the exons ATGGCGTCCTCCACGGGGAGCTTGGAGCACGGGGGGTTCACGTTCACGCCGCCGCCCTTCATCACCTCCTTCACCGAGCTGCTCTCCAGCGCAGGGGACATGCTAGGAGCCGGCGCCGATCAGGAGCGGTCGTCGCCGAGGGGGCTGTTCCACCGCGGCGCCAGGGGCGTGCCCAAGTTCAAGTCGGCGCAGCCTCCCAGCCTGCCCATCTCGCCGCCGCCCATGTCGCCTTCCTCCTACTTCGCCATCCCGCCGGGGCTCAGCCCCGCCGAGCTGCTCGACTCGCCCGTCCTGCTCCACTCGTCCTCCAACATCCTGGCGTCTCCCACCACCGGCGCCATCCCGGCGCAGAGGTTCGACTGGAAGAAGGCCGCCGACCTGATCGCGTCTCAGTCTCAGCAAGACGGCGACAGCCGGGCTGCCGCCGGCGGCTTCGACGACTTCTCCTTCCACACGGCTACCTCCAACGCCGTGCGCGCGCACACGACGACGACGTCCTTACCTTCCTTCGAGgaggagcagcagcagcaagtCGAAAAAGCCGCCGTCCCGTCGAGCAACAGGGCGAGCGGCGGCGGGAACGGCAACACTAAGCTGGAGGACGGGTACAACTGGCGCAAGTACGGGCAGAAGCAGGTGAAGGGGAGCGAGAACCCGCGCAGCTACTACAAGTGCACGTACCACAGCTGCTCCATGAAGAAGAAGGTGGAGAGGGCCCTGGCCGACGGCCGCATCACGCAGATCGTGTACAAGGGCGCGCACAACCACCCCAAGCCGCTGTCCACGCGCCGCAACTCATCCGGCGGCGGTGCGGCGGAGGAGCTGCAGGCCGGCAACAGCAGCCTCTCGGCCGTAGCGGCGGCCGGCTGTACTGGACCGGAGCACTCCGGCGCCACCGCCGAGAACTCGTCTGTCACCTTCGGCGACGACGAGGCAGAGAACGGGTCGCAGCGGAGCGACGGCGACGAGCCCGACGCCAAGCGCTG GAAGCAGGAGGACGGCGAGAACGAGGGCAGCTCtgcaggcggcggcggcaagcCGGTCCGCGAGCCCCGGCTGGTGGTCCAGACGATGAGCGACATCGACATCCTGGACGACGGGTTCCGGTGGCGCAAGTACGGGCAGAAGGTGGTGAAGGGGAACCCGAACCCGCGGAGCTACTACAAGTGCACCACGGCGGGGTGCCCGGTGCGGAAGCACGTGGAGCGCGCGTCCCACGACAAGCGCGCCGTGATCACCACGTACGAGGGCAAGCACAACCACGACGTGCCCGTGGGCCGCGGCGCCGCCAGccgagctgctgctgctgctgcggcggcGGGTTCCGGGGCCTTGATGGCCACCGGCGGCGGCCAGCTCGGCTATCatcatcagcagcagcagcagccatacACCCTGGAGATGCTGAGCAGCGGATcgtacggcggcggcggcggctacgcGGCCGCCAAGGACGAGCCGCGGGACGACCTGTTCGTCGACTCGCTCCTCTGCTAG